One Bacteroides sp. genomic window, AACAGCAACTATTATCATCACAACTATACTAAGGTTCACCTTTTTCTTTTCTCTCACCGCTCTTTGTTTACTTAAGTGTTTCTTGGAGAAATTTTGAGCATTATGTTTGTATATTTGAACCAGAAAATTTGTTTCAAAAATTATTGCAAGAACCATGAAAAAAATTACCTGGCTTATCCTTTTTGCTTTATTTTTAAATAGTTGCGCCTCATCCTCAAAGCTTATCCAGCGGGCGCAGTATGATGCTGCCATTCAAAAATCTGTTAAGAAACTCCGGAAAAAACCCAGTAAGGAAAAGGAAATCCTGAACCTTGAGAGGTCTTATCAAATCGCCAACGAGCAGAATTATGAAAGGATTCGTTTTCTGAAAAGGGAAAATAACCCGCGTAATTTAGAGGAGATTATGCGCCTCTATACGATCATGAAAAACCGCCAGACCCTTGTGCGCACGGTTACCCCCCTTTACCTGCGTGATCGTGTGGTGCAATTCCCCTATATTGATTACGACGAGGAGATCATCTCTGCCCGCAGTGGCGCCACCGAATATTATTACAACCAGGCCCTGGAACTGATGAAACGCAACGACAAGATGGCCTACCGCGAAGCCTGGCAAAGCCTCTCCAGGGTCAAGGAGTATTCAGGTGATTATCGCGATGTGAATAACCTGATGGATGAAGCCAGGGAAAAAGGCATCAGCAGGGCTTTGGTCTCGGTTGAGAACCACACCATTTTTAATTTACCCAACGAGTATAAACAGCAATTGCTTACCGTTGATCCCCGTGGTCTGGAAAATGCCTGGGTGGAGTTTTACTACAGCGATCTTGATCAGAACATTTACTTCGACTATTTTGTGCTGGTTAATTTGCGCCAGATTATGGTTTCACCCGATCAAACCACCCAAAAAGACACTCAGCATCGCAAAAGAATTGAGGATGGATTTGATTACGCCCTCGATGCCAACGGCAACGTCATGAAGGATAGCCTGGGCAACGATATCAAAATTCCCAAATATAAAACTATCTTTTGCACAGTCATTGAGACCCTTCAGCGCAAATCGGTGAACATTGACGGCGATATCGAGATCTTTTCTGAAAATCCCCGCCGCCTCTTGAAACGTGAACCCGTTGGCGCTGCCACGACCTTTGAGCATAAATCGGCCCGGGCTGTGGGCGACCGGGGTGCCCTTGATGAGGAAACCCTGAAACTGGTGGAAGTAGGCCCGTTGCCATTCCCCAGTGATCCGGAAATGATCCTCAGGACTTCCGATATCTTCAGGAAAGCTATAGCAGATGCACTAAGGAAGAACAGGAACTATATCCAGTAAATGCCTGAGAATAGGTTCCCTTGACAGAAAAGAAAAAGCAAGGAGCATCCATCGAGTGCCCCGTGCTTATGTGTGTTTTTTCCGGGGCTTGCTTTATTTGTTTTTTGTATCCTTTGCCTGGCTCTGCTGGCTGATAAAATTGATGAGCTCCTGCTCCATTTCATCCACTGATTCACACCAGGTAAACAGCTCCAGGTCGGTTTCGCTTATGGTATAATTGTCCACCAGTCCCTGGATGTTTATTATCTGGTCCCAATACTTCTTGTCGTAAACCAGGATTTTCATCGGTTTTTTAATCTTTTCAGTTTGTATTAGGGTCAGTATCTCCATGAACTCATCAAGGGTTCCAAATCCCCCAGGGAAGATCACCATCGCTTTTGCCAGGTAGGCAAACCAGAACTTGCGCATAAAGAAGTAATGAAACTCAAAATTGAGGTCCGGGTCAATATAGGGGTTGGCAAACTGCTCAAACGGAAGGCTGATGTTCAGCCCAATGGACTTACCCCCGACAAGGCTCGCACCTTTATTGGCTGCTTCCATAATACCGGGGCCACCTCCTGAACACACGTAAAACCTGCCCTGTTCATTGCAGTTGTTTTGGCACCAAAGCGTTATTCTTCTTGATAATTCCACTGCATCTTCATAGTATCGCGAGTTCTCCAGGTCTTTTTCAGCCTTTTTCAGCGTTTTTGGATCAGGTTTAGGCAACTTTTTCAGTTCCTTAAGGTTGTTCTCGGCGATTTCACGTGGCAGGGTACGGGCCGAACCAAAGAATACCACTGTGTTATAAATTCTATGGCGGTAAAAGCGGGCCCGCGGTTCAATATATTCAGACAGGATACGAATCTCACGGGCGGCGGGCGACATGAGGAAATCGTGGTTTTTATATGCCTTTTCAGGTTTTTGATTACTCATTCGTTATGGTTTTAATTAGGTTTCTTTTTTCTTCCCATTATACAAAAATCGCAATAACTCTGCAATTTTCATATGAAATCCAAACCTTTCTACCTGTTTTCTGTTTATCATCCCTGCCTGCTTTCTTGAAAAAGCGAAAAAGCCCCTTAATTTTGCATTCGCAATTCCCTTGTATTGAACTTACTGAACCAAAACCACTCAGTCATGCCTTTTAGAAGAAAAAAATATCCCGTGTGGGATACCATCAGGACCTATGGCATCATTACCATTGGCTTATTTATCAATGCCCTCTCATGGACGGCCTTTCTGATCCCCTCTGAGATCGTGGGCGGGGGTGTTACAGGGGCCAGTGCCCTGGTGTATTTTGCCACTGGTTTCCCGGTGGCTATCACCTTCCTGCTGGTGAATGTGGTATTGATCATTTTCGGCATCAAAAACCTGGGATTCAGCTTTGGAGTCAAAACAGTGTTTGCCATTGTGGTCTTGTCAGCTTTTCTGGGTCTGCTCCAGAAGCTCATTACCGAACCAGTGGTGGACGACCGCTTCATGTCGGCCATTATTGGCGGTATTCTCGGTGGAGCCTCCGTAGGGCTGGTATTTACCCAGGGAGGAAGCACCGGCGGAACAGATATCATTGCCATGATCATAAACAAGTATCGCAATATCAGCCACGGAAGGCTTATCCTTTTTATGGACGTGGTCATTATTTCCGCTTCATACCTTATTTTCCAATCCATCGAGATTATGGTATATGGTTATGTTACGATGGCTGTGGCCTCTTACAGCATTGATATGCTCCTGATGGGACACAAACGCAGCGTGCAGCTTTTTATCTTTTCAAAGCAGCACGAACAAATTGCCGAGACCATTGCCAATGAGATAGGCCGTGGGGTTACCCTGCTCCAAGGCAAGGGCTGGTATACCAAGGAGGATGCCCCGGTGCTGATGGTAGTAGTAAAACGCTATGAATCCACTAACCTCTTCCGGGTAATCAAGGAAATCGACCCCAAGGCCTTTATCACGATGGGCAGCGTGATGGGCGTATACGGACAGGGTTTTGACCCGATAAAATACTAGCCAGGGACTTATTGCTTGGTCCAGATACGCCTGTTCAGGTTCAGGTCTTCCACGATACCTGTTGCCAGGCTGATCTCCTCAAAATAAGGTCGCACGGTCTCAAATTTGGTGAGCGAGCGAAAAAAACTCGGTTCAAACAGATTTTTGGTGTAACCAATGGCCAGGTATAGAAAGGAATTTACAAAACTCACATAAACGGGCTTATCGCTTTTCTTGCGAAAGTCTTTCAGCCGCTGCATCAGGCTGGTGGATAACACATAGCGGCTGACTACCTGATCGTCCCCATAGGCCACAAAGTATTTGTTGAATTCCGGGTCTTCCAATTGCAGAAGCTTTTCACTCCTGGCCAGGTTTGCTTTCTGTAATATCCTGGCAATGCCACTATTCCCTAAGCGGTTGGGCAAAACAACCGTGGTACCTTCAAAGTGCTTATTGAAATCGGCCACAAAAAACAGCCCTTTAAACAAAATCTGCCATTGCGTCTGACCCTTCGAGTTTGTGGTTCGATATTCAGCCTTCACTTCCGAAAACCAGAACTGGGTCTTGTCTATTTTCCCAAACACATAATCATCACCATTGTAGCGATCAATTTTGGTCAGGAAAAGACGCGAGCGCTCAAAGGAATCGACTCCGATAAAATTTTTTGGCTGATAGCTCAGGTCCGGGCTGATGAAGTGTATGATCTTTTCGATCACTTCCCGCTTAAAGTCAGCAACAAAAGCTTTATCGCGACCCCAGGCCGACCAGGTCACTACTCCTGCCAGTAATATGACAATGGGTGCCACCAGGATAAGAATAAAATGCAGGTCGCGTTCAGGATTGATAAGGAATAAAGCCACCGTGATGCTGGCAGCAATGCCCAGCACCGTTACGCCAATGATTGATCCTAAGCGATTTTGCATCTTTTTCCGGCGGGCGTCCAGCAACTCCATTTCCCGAAACAGGGTATGGTTGTAATAGCTTTCAAATTCCTCAAGGGTTCTCATTCAATCGGGCGTTTCAGCTCTTTAAACATTAGCTGTTGAAAAGTTCCTTTACATTCACGTTCTCCCGCTCTTGCTCGGGGGTTTCCAGCCATTTGCGCGACTTGAAGTTAAAAATCGGCGCAAACACGTTGGAAGGGAACAATTGTACTGCATTGTTGTATTCAGTAACAGCCGCGTTGTAAGCCCTGCGAGCCGCACTCAACTGCTCCTCCACCTCGTTGAGTGACCCCTGAAGCTGCTGGAAGTTTTCACTCGCCTTCAGCTCAGGATAATTCTCAACAGCCACGCGGATATTGCCCAGGCTGCGCGTGATTTGGTTCTCCAGGTCAACCCGCTCATTAGGGCTCAGCTTCCCTTCCATGGCCCTGGCGCGCATCTCCGTAATCTCAATAAGGGTTCCCCGCTCATGCTGCATGTATTTCTCCACAGCAGCCACAAGGTTGGGAATCAAGTCGTAGCGTTTCTTGGCCATGACGTCAATGGTGCTGAAAGCCTGGTCAGCCTGGTTACGAAGCCTGACAAAACGGTTGTAGGCGATCATGGTGAAAAGCACCAGAAGGCCCAGGGCAATGAATATTCCTGACATTGTAAAGTTTTTTGGTTAATACGTTCAAAAATAATCACTATTCGCGGATTGTGTTGCTGATGACTCCGAATTCTTTTGTAAATTGTCGTTTCATTTTTAAAGCAGCCCGCTTTCCGGGCCAATTTTGTTTGCCATTTGGCTGAAAAACCTTTATTTCGCATTTCAATAAATAAAAAAGAATATGGAAAGAATATTAGGACATCTTAAGCCTTCCAGGGTATGGGAGCATTTTGAAGATATTTGCCAGGTTCCAAGGCCTTCCAAGAAAGAAGAGAAAATCCTGAAGTTTCTGATTGCTTTTGCAGAAAAGAATAAGCTTGAATGGCAACAGGACAAAGTGGGTAACCTGCTGATTAGCAAACCCGCTTCCAGGGGGTATGAAAATCGCCAGTCGGTTGTATTGCAAAGCCATGTGGATATGGTTTGCGAAAAAAATGCCGACACCAAACACGATTTTGACCACGACCCCATCGTGCCTCGCCTGGATGGCAATTGGGTGAGGGGTACCGGGACTACCCTGGGTGCCGACGACGGCATTGGCATTGCAGTGCAATTGGCCATTCTTGAAGCAGACCAAATCGAACACGGCCCCCTGGAATGCCTCTTCACCGTGGATGAGGAAACCGGGTTGACGGGCGCTTTTGCCCTTGAGAAAGGGTTCATCAAAAGTCGCATCCTCCTTAATCTCGACTCAGAAGATGATGGAGAACTCTTTATCGGTTGCGCTGGTGGCATCGACACTCTGGTGACATTCCCCTGTACCAAGACCACTCCCGAGAGCAATCACCTGGCTTATAAGATCAGCGTGACCGGCCTTAAAGGCGGGCACTCGGGCGATGATATTAACAAAGGCAGAGGCAATGCCAACAAGATTCTGAACCGCCTCCTGTGGAACTTCCAGAAGATGTTCGACATCCGCCTGTCTGAAATTCAGGGCGGCAACCTTCGTAACGCCATCGCCCGCGAAGCATTTGCCACCTTTACCATGCCCCAGAAGTACAAGGCTGATTTGCGTGAACTGTTTGAAAAACTGTCTGCCGACATCCGTGATGAGTTAAAAACCAACG contains:
- a CDS encoding TIGR00730 family Rossman fold protein; protein product: MSNQKPEKAYKNHDFLMSPAAREIRILSEYIEPRARFYRHRIYNTVVFFGSARTLPREIAENNLKELKKLPKPDPKTLKKAEKDLENSRYYEDAVELSRRITLWCQNNCNEQGRFYVCSGGGPGIMEAANKGASLVGGKSIGLNISLPFEQFANPYIDPDLNFEFHYFFMRKFWFAYLAKAMVIFPGGFGTLDEFMEILTLIQTEKIKKPMKILVYDKKYWDQIINIQGLVDNYTISETDLELFTWCESVDEMEQELINFISQQSQAKDTKNK
- a CDS encoding YitT family protein, giving the protein MPFRRKKYPVWDTIRTYGIITIGLFINALSWTAFLIPSEIVGGGVTGASALVYFATGFPVAITFLLVNVVLIIFGIKNLGFSFGVKTVFAIVVLSAFLGLLQKLITEPVVDDRFMSAIIGGILGGASVGLVFTQGGSTGGTDIIAMIINKYRNISHGRLILFMDVVIISASYLIFQSIEIMVYGYVTMAVASYSIDMLLMGHKRSVQLFIFSKQHEQIAETIANEIGRGVTLLQGKGWYTKEDAPVLMVVVKRYESTNLFRVIKEIDPKAFITMGSVMGVYGQGFDPIKY
- a CDS encoding DUF3137 domain-containing protein; protein product: MRTLEEFESYYNHTLFREMELLDARRKKMQNRLGSIIGVTVLGIAASITVALFLINPERDLHFILILVAPIVILLAGVVTWSAWGRDKAFVADFKREVIEKIIHFISPDLSYQPKNFIGVDSFERSRLFLTKIDRYNGDDYVFGKIDKTQFWFSEVKAEYRTTNSKGQTQWQILFKGLFFVADFNKHFEGTTVVLPNRLGNSGIARILQKANLARSEKLLQLEDPEFNKYFVAYGDDQVVSRYVLSTSLMQRLKDFRKKSDKPVYVSFVNSFLYLAIGYTKNLFEPSFFRSLTKFETVRPYFEEISLATGIVEDLNLNRRIWTKQ
- a CDS encoding LemA family protein, with translation MSGIFIALGLLVLFTMIAYNRFVRLRNQADQAFSTIDVMAKKRYDLIPNLVAAVEKYMQHERGTLIEITEMRARAMEGKLSPNERVDLENQITRSLGNIRVAVENYPELKASENFQQLQGSLNEVEEQLSAARRAYNAAVTEYNNAVQLFPSNVFAPIFNFKSRKWLETPEQERENVNVKELFNS
- a CDS encoding aminoacyl-histidine dipeptidase translates to MERILGHLKPSRVWEHFEDICQVPRPSKKEEKILKFLIAFAEKNKLEWQQDKVGNLLISKPASRGYENRQSVVLQSHVDMVCEKNADTKHDFDHDPIVPRLDGNWVRGTGTTLGADDGIGIAVQLAILEADQIEHGPLECLFTVDEETGLTGAFALEKGFIKSRILLNLDSEDDGELFIGCAGGIDTLVTFPCTKTTPESNHLAYKISVTGLKGGHSGDDINKGRGNANKILNRLLWNFQKMFDIRLSEIQGGNLRNAIAREAFATFTMPQKYKADLRELFEKLSADIRDELKTNEPGLAIACAETGMPDGLIDLNTQQNLFNALYACPHGVMAMSPDIPNLVETSTNLASVKMTPSEIIISTSQRSSLESGKRDLADMVASVFTLAGAKVKHGDGYPGWKPNVNSPILGITEMAYTSLFKEKPKVLAIHAGLECGLIGEKYPGIDMISYGPTIKGAHSPDEGIEIDTVQKFWDLTLEVLKNIPKA